The Rhodopseudomonas palustris genome window below encodes:
- a CDS encoding LysR family transcriptional regulator, whose protein sequence is MEIRHLRYFAAVARHLNFTAAADSLGVAQPPLSQQIRDLEAEIGTPLFERTTRRVALTRAGEDFLKQALAILERAETAVQRARSIGAGTAGILNVGLTGSVLTGPLGRAIQQFALNYPNVDLRIHEMSPDRQVAALKSGQTDVSFLRCPPQDAEITSELAWRESVRLVLPKGHALSARKVTLADLRDESFVFLRLEDSLFAKYLWQCCFEAGYAPRVTHQAIESASLTSLVAAGLGIAIIPEFVSKLAHQDVVYRPIAGPPISADVYALTTGANNPLASQFIALVQTLSGKAS, encoded by the coding sequence ATGGAAATCCGCCATCTCCGCTATTTCGCCGCCGTGGCGCGGCACCTGAATTTCACCGCGGCTGCCGACAGCCTCGGCGTGGCGCAGCCGCCACTCAGCCAGCAGATCAGGGATTTGGAGGCCGAGATCGGCACCCCGCTGTTCGAACGGACCACACGCCGCGTCGCGCTGACCCGGGCCGGCGAGGATTTTCTGAAGCAGGCGCTCGCGATTCTGGAGCGGGCCGAAACCGCCGTGCAGCGCGCCCGCTCGATCGGCGCCGGCACCGCCGGCATTCTCAATGTCGGGCTGACCGGATCAGTGCTCACCGGCCCGCTCGGGCGAGCGATCCAGCAGTTTGCGCTCAACTACCCGAACGTCGATCTCCGCATCCACGAGATGTCGCCCGACCGGCAGGTCGCAGCACTGAAATCCGGCCAGACCGATGTGAGCTTCCTGCGCTGTCCGCCGCAGGATGCCGAGATCACCAGCGAACTGGCGTGGCGGGAATCGGTCCGGCTGGTGCTGCCGAAAGGCCACGCGCTATCGGCCAGGAAGGTGACGCTGGCGGATCTCCGGGACGAGAGCTTCGTGTTTCTGCGGCTGGAGGATTCGCTATTTGCCAAGTATCTGTGGCAGTGCTGCTTCGAGGCAGGCTATGCGCCGCGCGTCACTCATCAGGCGATCGAGTCGGCATCGCTGACGAGCCTGGTCGCTGCGGGTCTCGGCATCGCCATCATCCCGGAATTCGTCAGCAAGCTGGCGCATCAGGACGTGGTGTATCGGCCGATCGCCGGACCGCCGATTTCAGCCGATGTCTACGCGCTAACGACCGGCGCCAACAATCCGCTGGCGAGTCAGTTCATCGCGCTGGTGCAGACGCTGTCCGGCAAGGCGAGCTGA
- a CDS encoding dicarboxylate/amino acid:cation symporter, with protein MTRFFRSLFGQVVAALVLGVALGALWPEVGVALKPLGDLFIKLIKFAIAPLVFGVVVNGIVGAGDLKKVGRVGLKSLIYFEAVTTVALALGIVLAYVFQPGAGMNVNTATLDGSALAGYSSHVKEVTGFTDFIMRLVPTTFIDAFAKGDVLQVLIIAILFGAGLSLLGERGKPLADSIERITEVLFKIIGIIVKLAPLGVLGAVSFTVAKYGIGSLKQLGLLVGLFYAGVALFVFVILGSIMRLAGFSLFKLLAYLREELTVVAGTASSDSVLPQVMRKLERLGIKDSTVGLVIPTGYSFNLDAFSLYLTLATVFIAQATNTPLSFGHLLVILGIALLTSKGAHGVPGSAIVVLAATLSAVPDIPLIGLVLVLSVDWFVGIARALGNLVGNCVATVVIAAWEGDIDRAQAKRVLNGEVTTDTAAILDAPIAEASA; from the coding sequence ATGACGCGGTTTTTCAGGTCGCTGTTTGGGCAGGTGGTCGCCGCCCTCGTGCTTGGTGTGGCCCTCGGTGCGTTGTGGCCTGAGGTCGGGGTCGCGCTGAAGCCGCTCGGCGACCTGTTCATCAAACTGATCAAGTTCGCGATCGCCCCGCTGGTGTTCGGCGTGGTGGTCAACGGCATCGTCGGCGCCGGCGACCTGAAAAAGGTCGGGCGGGTCGGGCTGAAATCGCTGATCTACTTCGAAGCCGTGACGACCGTCGCGCTCGCGCTCGGTATCGTGCTGGCCTACGTGTTCCAGCCGGGCGCCGGCATGAACGTCAACACCGCGACGCTCGATGGCTCGGCACTCGCCGGCTACAGCAGTCACGTCAAGGAAGTCACCGGCTTCACCGACTTCATCATGCGGCTGGTGCCCACCACCTTCATCGACGCGTTTGCCAAGGGCGACGTGCTGCAGGTGCTGATCATCGCGATCCTGTTCGGCGCCGGGCTGTCGCTGCTCGGCGAGCGGGGCAAGCCCTTGGCCGACAGCATCGAGCGCATCACGGAGGTGCTGTTCAAGATCATCGGCATCATCGTCAAGCTGGCGCCGCTCGGCGTGCTCGGCGCGGTGTCGTTCACGGTCGCCAAATACGGAATCGGCTCGCTCAAGCAGCTCGGCCTGTTGGTCGGCCTGTTCTATGCCGGCGTCGCGCTGTTCGTGTTCGTGATCCTCGGCAGCATCATGCGGCTGGCGGGCTTCAGCCTGTTCAAGCTGCTGGCTTACTTGCGCGAAGAACTGACGGTGGTGGCCGGCACCGCCTCATCCGACAGCGTGCTGCCGCAGGTGATGCGCAAGCTGGAGCGGCTCGGCATCAAGGACTCCACGGTCGGTCTGGTGATTCCGACCGGCTACTCGTTCAACCTCGATGCGTTCTCGCTGTATCTGACGCTGGCGACGGTGTTCATCGCCCAGGCCACCAATACGCCGCTGTCGTTCGGCCATCTATTGGTGATCCTCGGCATCGCGCTGCTGACCTCCAAGGGCGCCCACGGCGTTCCCGGCTCGGCGATCGTGGTGCTGGCCGCGACGCTGTCGGCGGTGCCGGATATTCCGCTGATCGGGCTCGTGCTGGTGCTGTCGGTCGACTGGTTCGTCGGCATTGCCCGGGCACTCGGCAATCTGGTCGGCAACTGCGTAGCGACCGTGGTGATCGCCGCATGGGAGGGCGATATCGACCGCGCCCAGGCAAAACGCGTGCTGAACGGCGAGGTCACCACCGACACCGCCGCAATCCTCGACGCGCCGATCGCCGAAGCCTCTGCCTGA
- a CDS encoding class I SAM-dependent methyltransferase, whose amino-acid sequence MSGFLVLLVLLALWVGWRMASRRTVLPCPSEIAWLVEMENPLARATRSEQVVAQLQLRSGDHAIDIGCGPGRVTLPLARAVGPGGQVTALDIQDGMLAKVAAKAEAEALTNIRPLRADVRQAAVAAGSLDAAVMVMALGEFPRGPEIFPSVHRMLRPGGRLLVAESVFDPHYVSRRRVRERVSAAGFRELRCTGNAFGYSITFERP is encoded by the coding sequence ATGTCGGGTTTTCTTGTTCTGCTGGTGCTGCTGGCCCTCTGGGTGGGCTGGCGGATGGCGTCCAGGCGGACGGTGCTGCCTTGCCCGTCGGAGATCGCCTGGCTGGTGGAGATGGAGAACCCGCTGGCGCGCGCCACGCGCTCCGAACAGGTCGTGGCTCAATTACAGCTGCGGTCGGGCGACCATGCGATCGACATCGGCTGCGGCCCCGGACGGGTGACGCTTCCGCTGGCGCGCGCTGTCGGACCAGGCGGCCAAGTGACCGCGCTCGACATTCAGGACGGCATGCTGGCGAAGGTGGCCGCCAAGGCTGAGGCCGAAGCGCTGACCAACATCCGCCCGCTCCGCGCCGACGTGCGGCAAGCAGCCGTCGCGGCGGGCTCGCTCGATGCCGCCGTGATGGTGATGGCACTCGGCGAATTTCCGCGCGGCCCCGAAATCTTTCCGTCGGTGCATCGCATGCTGCGCCCCGGCGGCCGACTACTGGTCGCCGAGAGCGTGTTCGATCCGCACTACGTCTCCCGCCGCCGCGTGCGCGAGCGGGTTTCGGCTGCGGGATTTCGGGAGCTGCGCTGCACCGGCAACGCGTTCGGCTACAGCATCACGTTTGAGCGGCCGTAG
- a CDS encoding ureidoglycolate lyase — MTATARKIVAQPLTAAAFAPFGQVIDTAQASSRPMNAGMARRFHDLAEIEVIGDGARVVVGLVEAQPYAMPLWLNLVERHPLGAQAFVPLNTAPFLVVVCPDEAGKPGAPQAFVTAPHQGICYARNIWHSVLTPFGAAQDFVVIDRSGPGVNLEEHVFDEPWIVHLPTCH, encoded by the coding sequence ATGACTGCGACCGCGCGAAAAATCGTGGCGCAGCCGCTGACGGCGGCGGCGTTCGCGCCGTTCGGGCAGGTGATCGATACGGCGCAGGCCTCTTCGCGTCCGATGAATGCCGGCATGGCAAGGCGCTTCCACGACCTCGCCGAGATCGAGGTGATCGGCGACGGCGCGCGCGTGGTGGTCGGCTTGGTCGAGGCGCAGCCTTACGCGATGCCGCTCTGGCTCAACCTGGTCGAGCGCCATCCGCTCGGCGCCCAGGCGTTCGTGCCGCTGAACACCGCGCCGTTTCTGGTGGTGGTCTGCCCGGATGAAGCCGGCAAGCCCGGCGCGCCGCAGGCCTTCGTCACCGCCCCGCATCAGGGCATCTGCTACGCCCGCAACATCTGGCACAGCGTGCTGACGCCGTTCGGCGCCGCGCAGGATTTCGTGGTGATCGACCGCAGCGGGCCGGGCGTGAATCTGGAAGAGCACGTGTTCGACGAACCGTGGATCGTGCACCTGCCGACCTGCCATTGA
- a CDS encoding bifunctional allantoicase/(S)-ureidoglycine aminohydrolase — MNAPIYNPACGGLPPQSTLHTGRAVFTEAYAVIPHGVMSDIVTSLLPGWTNTRVWILARPLSGFAETFAQYLVEVAPGGGSDHPEPDPQGEGVVFVVGGAPSLELGGKCHALRPGSYAYLPPGCGWRLHNAGSEPARFHWIRKAYEPVHGLAAPDAFVTHEPEIEPAGMTGTGGTWATTRFVSPEDLRHDMHVNIVTLQAGASIPFEETHVMEHGLFVLEGKAVYRLNRDWVEVEAGDFMWLRAFCPQACYAGGPGRFRYLLYKDVNRHPALGRRGLGR; from the coding sequence ATGAACGCCCCGATCTACAACCCGGCTTGCGGCGGGCTGCCGCCGCAGAGCACGCTGCACACCGGCCGCGCGGTGTTCACCGAGGCCTATGCGGTGATCCCGCACGGCGTGATGAGCGATATCGTCACCAGCCTGCTGCCCGGCTGGACCAATACCCGCGTCTGGATTCTGGCGCGGCCGCTGTCCGGTTTCGCCGAGACCTTCGCGCAATATCTGGTGGAGGTCGCGCCCGGCGGCGGCAGCGACCATCCGGAGCCGGATCCGCAGGGCGAAGGCGTCGTCTTCGTGGTCGGCGGCGCGCCGAGCCTCGAGCTCGGCGGCAAGTGCCACGCGCTGCGCCCCGGCAGCTACGCCTATCTGCCGCCCGGCTGCGGCTGGCGGTTGCATAACGCTGGCTCCGAGCCGGCGCGCTTCCACTGGATTCGCAAGGCCTACGAACCTGTCCATGGTCTTGCTGCGCCGGATGCCTTCGTCACCCATGAGCCCGAGATCGAGCCCGCCGGCATGACCGGCACCGGCGGCACCTGGGCGACGACGCGGTTCGTTTCCCCGGAGGATCTGCGCCACGACATGCACGTCAACATCGTCACGTTGCAGGCCGGCGCCTCGATTCCGTTCGAGGAAACCCATGTGATGGAGCACGGGCTGTTCGTGCTCGAAGGCAAGGCGGTGTATCGGCTCAACCGCGACTGGGTCGAAGTCGAGGCCGGCGACTTCATGTGGCTGCGCGCGTTCTGCCCGCAGGCCTGCTACGCCGGCGGTCCCGGCCGCTTCCGCTATCTGCTGTACAAGGACGTCAACCGTCACCCGGCGCTCGGCCGCCGCGGGCTCGGACGATGA
- a CDS encoding HNH endonuclease, with protein MNAHVSHGGWPVLVLNADFRPLSYYPLSLWSWQDAVKAVFLDRVNIVAHYDRAVHSPNHEFRLPSVVSLKSFVKPTTHPAFTRFNVFLRDRFVCQYCGAPEDLTFDHIIPRSKGGQTTWENVVAACSPCNLRKGNLTPEQAKMFPRQTAFAPTVHQLHRNGRLFPPNYLHESWLDYLYWDTELDP; from the coding sequence TTGAACGCGCATGTCTCACATGGCGGTTGGCCGGTGCTGGTGCTCAACGCGGACTTCCGGCCGCTCAGCTACTATCCGTTGTCGCTTTGGTCGTGGCAGGACGCGGTCAAAGCGGTGTTCCTTGATCGCGTCAATATTGTCGCCCATTACGACCGCGCGGTGCATAGTCCGAACCACGAGTTTCGGCTTCCCAGCGTCGTCTCTCTGAAATCCTTCGTCAAACCGACCACGCATCCGGCCTTCACCCGGTTCAACGTGTTCCTGCGCGATCGGTTCGTCTGCCAGTATTGCGGCGCCCCCGAAGATCTCACCTTCGATCACATCATCCCGCGCTCCAAGGGCGGCCAGACCACCTGGGAAAACGTCGTCGCCGCCTGCTCGCCGTGCAACTTGCGCAAGGGCAATCTGACGCCCGAACAGGCCAAGATGTTTCCGCGCCAGACCGCATTCGCCCCGACGGTGCATCAGCTCCATCGCAACGGCCGACTGTTCCCGCCGAACTATCTGCACGAGAGCTGGCTCGATTACTTGTACTGGGACACCGAGCTGGATCCGTAG